A genomic region of Equus caballus isolate H_3958 breed thoroughbred chromosome 1, TB-T2T, whole genome shotgun sequence contains the following coding sequences:
- the LOC138924307 gene encoding uncharacterized protein, with protein sequence MTCAVDGVAPPGGSAPSVCRPSALKRPTGPRLATGPVCSGLLRRTISLTLRPLGSGACQVEVPCKARCRPPTEEDPSCPVTSAGARQSRRKCGPGCAPRPRTAQDGGISEQSLPSPKKRRPSCRLWSGDARESRKKRGFGCAPCPWLAEAGGSAVQSSLPPTDRRRPFVSRDERRCEAVAAEVWPGMRTTPSDSPGRWDLRAKLAVAQEEKTFLSFVERRREGIPQEAWLRVRPVPVAR encoded by the exons ATGACCTGTGCGGTAGACGGCGTCGCGCCCCCGGGAGGTTCGGCCCCCAGTGTTTGTCGTCCTAGCGCCTTGAAGAGACCCACAGGCCCGCGACTGGCCACCGGCCCCGTCTGCTCCGGATTGCTGAGGCGGACAATCTCTTTGACCCTGCGCCCCCTCGGGTCCGGCGCTTGCCAG GTGGAAGTGCCGTGCAAAGCTCGCTGCCGCCCACCGACAGAAGAAGACCCTTCGTGTCCCGTGACGAGCGCAGGTGCGAGGCAGTCGCGGCGGAAGTGTGGCCCGGGATGCGCACCACGCCCTCGGACGGCCCAGGACG GTGGGATCTCCGAGCAAAGCTTGCCGTCGCCCAAGAAGAGAAGACCTTCCTGTCGTTTGTGGAGCGGAGACGCGAGGGAATCCCGCAAGAAGCGTGGCTTCGGGTGCGCCCCGTGCCCGTGGCTCGCTGAGGCTG GTGGAAGTGCCGTGCAAAGCTCGCTGCCGCCCACCGACAGAAGAAGACCCTTCGTGTCCCGTGACGAGCGCAGGTGCGAGGCAGTCGCGGCGGAAGTGTGGCCCGGGATGCGCACCACGCCCTCGGACAGCCCAGGACG GTGGGATCTCCGAGCAAAGCTTGCCGTCGCCCAAGAAGAGAAGACCTTCCTGTCGTTTGTGGAGCGGAGACGCGAGGGAATCCCGCAAGAAGCGTGGCTTCGGGTGCGCCCCGTGCCCGTGGCTCGCTGA